Part of the Desulfobulbaceae bacterium genome, CAAAAGCATTTTATTGGAAAAACGTGCCATAATTTTTGAAAAATCATTGCTCTGTTGCCGATTCATCGCCCCGAGCACGGTTGACATATCGTTTTGCGATGTAACAACCACCCAGGCCCGGCCTCGGCATTTGGTGGCAAGGCTTTCCCCAATGGTTTGCAGGTTGGTCATCAGTTTTACATTGTCAGCAATAAATTGCCCGACCTCATCCACGAAGAAATTTAGCCGAAATTCAGGAGCCTGTTTATCCACATACGTTTTCACCTGTTCAGCAAAGTCTTCGATTGAAACCTTGTATTGGGTTCTGTATTTATCAAGGATGCCTATTGCCTGGTCTTCATTACCACCTGTAACTTGAGCATAGGCACTGGCAATATTTTTTGATTCCAACAAAGCCTGCTCGCGGCCTTTCTGCCAGGTTTGCTTGGACAAGGACTCGTAAGCGGTTTTGAACTGCTCATACAGTCCACGACTGTCAAGGTCGCGTTCAAACTGGGCGATGTGTCCCTGCTTACCGTAGTAACCGCACATTTCGTCAAAGACCTTGACGAATACGGCCAAAAGGGCATCAACCTGTGTCTTGCTGATGACATCAGCCTTTTGATCAATATTAAAAAGAATGCTTTTCGAGGGAAGAGCAACGGCCCGCTTAAGGTCACCGCGCAAGATTTCGTTGTCGCCACATTTGGGCAAGAAGAGGTCAAGAGCGGGAATATCATCTATCTTGCGGTTCTCCAACAGCAATGCGAGTATTTTCAAAAGGTGAGAC contains:
- the brxC gene encoding BREX system P-loop protein BrxC; translation: MTLKTIFKKPVDRSIEGVIKADDEASLRLEIEEYVLTNEVAKRLELFLDAYNNYEGANGVWISGFFGSGKSHLLKILALLLENRKIDDIPALDLFLPKCGDNEILRGDLKRAVALPSKSILFNIDQKADVISKTQVDALLAVFVKVFDEMCGYYGKQGHIAQFERDLDSRGLYEQFKTAYESLSKQTWQKGREQALLESKNIASAYAQVTGGNEDQAIGILDKYRTQYKVSIEDFAEQVKTYVDKQAPEFRLNFFVDEVGQFIADNVKLMTNLQTIGESLATKCRGRAWVVVTSQNDMSTVLGAMNRQQSNDFSKIMARFSNKMLL